The sequence ACgaaccagaagtgaaatgtcaaaaataccatagCACTAGTTAAAaccaatgttgcaaatattcttcgtgtaactaattcattcacgcatccttgctgtgattatactgccttcgaatatgccagtctcgaacaacgttgaactattcactgctcgaaagagataagggtgcaaaaggaataagcaataatcgtagagaacccgaatatactaatccattcttcgctgctggtatacatcgtgcatgttcgttttatacattcgtttgtcattcgttcatttattttattcttcgaattggttcgaatagcgtcacggcgaagatcgttggtttccattcttcgcgaagcatttttcatctaataaattcatcatatctcgttcgatagcagtaatgggagaatgctggaatatggttcatcacatacacataagactatggtaatagtgcggggggaaacatcttaatttgcatgtttcaaagacagcacgaacgatcatcgcgaattaggtttggcgatgatcgctgtatgaatattagttcgatattcgcgttaaatcattcgggggtatgtccaatgcgaataacaactgcaaggaatagatattcgtgcaagtaacgaagcagcgtcggcttcgttcgcgcccgaatatacggacaagtccgaataccagaacgattatcgaacaaatgcgaaggaaagcgagcgatgatcatagacattcgttgtatttttgatattcgagcaacattggttaaaacaataagtacaatgtaaaaataagtTGCTATTACGGCTTAACATTCCAACTGTAGTAGTTATTCATTCGATAtacagttcaatattactattctagagccaaaACCATTCATAGTAAAAGTGAGCTTGCATATTGTTAACATCATCTGATTTTATTGtgtgctgaaaaccactatactcgtaTGGTTAAACTAACCTCTCATATGATAGCTGTTATTAtcttatttttctgagtgtatctcTGAATGTTTCAGAATCGTCAAATTAAACTGTCTGAACAGATTGACTAAGTATCTGTTACCTTGCTTATGAACATCATTGAATTTTTATTCAGTGCTGGCCCAAGGTTTCTCATTAATTTGATACATGAGAAATAAGCAATTTGTTAGTTAGTTATatacagagctgcaaattgtcagtcaggtcaaatgaccttgacagactgactaaactCATCGTTAACTGTAATTGGTACGgttaaagtgtctgtcaaatgagatactcgatatttCTATGACCAActtagaagtatactcagtcaaagacagacgactttttttgttttctctctcattctcctattctttgttgaagtaaaaaaaaatccatgagagtactatcttaaacataaattgatgaagttcattattctttgcaaaaaattggtgtaaatgaatttatctcaatgtttatgctgcttgattaatatttagtcacatcgtaatcaagcagtgacaggagaaatgaagataatatcaatcgtatcggcaatcaatgagcgtcctggtgagtgtaatatcaagagaatttaagttatgacggatcggctctcagacactcaatatatgatgatttgtACACCCTCAtttaacataactcaaaatagagtgacacatcactcaaattcataaaaagcaccctcattgaacataactcaaaatagagtgacacatcactcaaattcataaaaagtgcacgtactctaaacttgagttaccacctatctactcattttcgagttaagggacgaaattgtcaaaacttgagtatttttactcaaaataagaaaaaaatattttgttcaaaatttgagtaagttcaacttctttcttttgaatgcgcaaaatagtgattcaaaaccgtttccttttgaacggtttggagtcaaaattgaattattttgatatccctATGTTgggcttttcactaagcataattgaaaccacaaaacatctatgattgacgttgattcatgttctcaaaaccggatctagaaacggcaatggaaaacgacgtattcttgcattctttatttcgataagaatattccgagaatgaaaacgcactgaactggaagaagtatttttttcactcaaatgtttaaaaactcaacgcttactctaatatatgaataaatgcgagagaactcatggcaatgagtttattttactcaaattcatattaaaattttgacatattgttccagtttatgaatttgagtaatcgcaactcaaaccttgagttatgttcaaagagcctgagtgcacgtactctaaacttgagttaccacctatctactcattttgggGTGGTCGAGATAtaactcgatgaacattagaaaaaatcCCAAGTGctaatgacagtttcacttggtttactttctctttcaattatgacgtcaaattccagtaatttctaacaaattctacagtgcataaCAAAGTTGATAGTATTTGCTATTATCCTATGTGAATTGTTAAATGaaaagattgctgattggaccgtaatactcaAAATAGAAAGTAAAGaacgagaaactgtcatttgcacttaggaccttttctcgtgtttgtcttcatatGTTATAACTTTGAGTAGACCGACCGACGAAGCAGGGattccaggtcattttttcaaaaatctgatcaagccaaaaacctgtctgtaaaaatctgtgcacgtttcccgtaccataatagcagtTCGGAATCAAtttgacgagcaaaaaaaaggtgatcgagatcattttggtgagcaaaaaaaaggtctcactaccaacacgttCTGTACCTTTTTACTTAACCGCTCTGCACTTTGTGGTACTAAACTGTGcccgatttcaaaaatctgtgatttatttcagatctgtgataattttcagaaatcGGTGCAGTAAGTTGCAAATCTGTGAAACAGAGATTAATCTGTAAACCTCCCTGACAAGAAGCCGCCGTTGATTactcataactcaaaattgaacataactcaaaattgagcgacacatcactcaaattcataaaaagtgcacgtactctaaacttgagttaccacatatctactcatttttacgttaagggacgaaattgtcgaaacttgagtaatttttactcaaaataagaaaaaaatattttgttcaaaatttgagtaatttcaatttaagttccttactctcaaaatgaagaaatttttcttcgttaattttcatatacaaagttattcttctttcttttgaatgcgcaaaatagtgattcaaaaccgtttccttttgaacggtttggagtcaaaattgaattattttgatatcctaagagcaaattcagcagctgcaagattcatatgggtggtctataatgtgaatgaaactgaaacaaacgtatccccagcaatccgttttagttttatttattcgaccagttctactgtcaaatttaaaactggtatacattgccgttctattttttctatatttgaaaccagggttgcgaacggtactggagaatgacacgaaacagcagacattcaaaccgcgcaaatgacagcagtagccgattgtacttcgccacgactgcaggagatgaaaaatgtcataggtctcatgacattttttctcgtgaatgtcgccgtttgctcccatcgatagctgttctaatctcttcaatctgagaatggctagccacaataaacagtagctccttccaatttcaacaactttcgagagacaatcgccaacaaggcttaactttgaaattcgttttatgtcgattctcatgaggtgtagggggacatgcacgagaaagtcttgcttcccaatgcagacggttttttttgtgtatccttacgtgttttgtttctttgCACTTCCAttggaaggaagcggttcagtgagaaaagcaaagtaaatgctctgacttccagaatttggatgcactttttcgatcaaacaattaaaccccgtttagcatgaaccagaattgtagaagtaataggagcgcaAAACTTATTATCTCTGCTGCAAGATTTCTTGCTTTGCgtcatattagaaaggcaaaagctgcgctcctgatacttcgtgtatgaaatttatgtaaataattgtaatatttttgaaacatctgcaCGAATaagctttgtgattgaattttttcaaaactgaaattgaaccggTAATAAAAGCACCGCCGTTCGCATTAAATTTATCGCCACAGATCAATCACAGCGGATATAATAGTCtcgttatgaaaatgtcatgacattttgagctcgtgacattctcgaaacccgtgaccaaaaatgaacaaagcagctacttatccagtatgtacctacactaccacaaagcgaacgctgtggctttgactgctgtgagagagtgcgacgaaattaactgctctcaatgttgctgtcgtgtgtcgtggctctcatgaTTGCGCCAAGCTCTTGTGTCATTGCGAGTTGGCTACTGTTGAACGTAGCAGCTGCGCATATCGTTGGCAGTGACTGTCTTATGCTtggcaacagtataaaaaaacgtcaaattttcgcacccctgtttgaaacacagataaaacgctgctgggggtgccagtttattttgttataatttctagatttaaatttcaaaactgacataaattatgcatctggaactagaacactcctgaatatgccctaatgttgcgcttttcactaagcataattgaaacgacaaaacatctatgattgacgttgattcatgtttccaaaaccggatctagaaacggcaatgaaaaacgacgtattcttgcattctttatttcgataagaattttccgagaatgaaaactcaCTGAACTGCaagtattttttcactcaaatgctcAAAaattcaacgcttactctaatgtgtgaataaatgcgagagaactcatggcaacgagtttattttactcaaatccatactcaaatgttgacatattgttccagtttatgaatttgagtaatcgcaactcaaaccatgatttatgttcaaagagcgtgtgacTGTCTAGAGCAGCCGGCCCAAATCATGCataataaatattttctgttctaCTAAATTTGGTTGATTAtgccaaatgatttttttaggaacgacattatgccaaatgtttaCTAAGATACAtaatcattaaaaatgcctaTATTCAAACCtaatgagaaaaaaattattgggtTATTTCAAAGatttatttcattaaaaaactTGTATTAGGACTAAACTGTAGACTGTATTTTGTATTTAGACTTAGTTGAGAAttcggaattttcatttcagaATCGGTTCCTgatcaaaatattcattatattctaattgaaagaaaaatttatttttgataggCAactagtcgttttgtagttaaaAATTGGCTGAAATCTCCAACGTGTAGCAAAAAAACACAATTATACATGGGCTAGTTCCATCGAATCCATAGGTAAATCGTTTTAAGCCATTCTATTATATAAAGTATTACGCGTCTGACTACGAATCTATCAGAAGATCAGGCTCCCTGACAGAATCAAGCTttcttatattttatttttgtatctcATAAGCTTTTAAAGGTTTCTGTATATTTActgaattcaattcaatatttttctaGATATTTATAAGTGTGATTAAAGAATTTGTTCTACATATCTAGCTCCGATGATGAGCTCCAGATTCTCTCCAGTTGCGCTTGATCATTTCAATTATTTGCACATATAACACAGATTTCGAAAAGTAGTAGCAACTgcacaaaataatgaaaacccACGCTATATAGAGCCAGTAATCGGTTCTTCGTTCCACCTTGTTGGGTAACGGCCCTTTGAAATCTTCCGATATGTAATGAGGTACATTGATGGTCATCTTGTGGTTGACCAACCGGGGTTCTACGCCACTGTGCTTCGTAACAAACTTCGTCAATGTTTCCAGTGTTATTTCAGTGTCGTTAAACTTCACTAACGGTCTTCCCTGATGAAAAAACATTATTGTTGGAAGGCCGACTATTCCAAACTCGGTatttaatgaatgaaaattgaaagcATCAATCGCAGCTACTTTGAGATCAGGAAAATGTCTGGCCATTGCATTATAGTGAGGAGCCATCATAGCACTATGAATACATGTTTTTGTGTAGAACAACATAACAACACAGTTTCCGGCCTGTGTTCGTTTGGTTGAATTCCCGTATGGAGCCAGTACGCTTATTACCTCTTTAAGCGAAGTAATTATTTGTAAAGTTCCATTGCCCTTCGCCGGGATGCATTTTACTTTCATTGATATTCTTTTCCCGTCCACAATCTTCATATCATCCACTTCCACGGTTTGCTCTTCATAAAGCGAGCAATGCAATTTGTCCTTGTATGTGATAAAATCCAGAAAAGAATTGCGACTCTGACCAATTGATGCAATTGATTGCTGGACATATTCGTTTTTCGTGGTATCACTTCCGAATGTTTTATAGTCTAGAAAGTCTCCATTGAGTATATGAGCGTAGAATTCGAGGCCACTAAATCGGAAAGTATTACAACTGCTGATACCTACATATGcattgtataattttttttgcagcGAAAGAATATATTTGATATCTTACcaaaaacaatcaaaacaatAAATAGCAGAAGATTCATTATGTGTCAaggattttttgaattttattgatTTGTGATTTTTTATTCCAGATCCAAATACTAACAATAATATTTCCAACTGATTT comes from Malaya genurostris strain Urasoe2022 chromosome 3, Malgen_1.1, whole genome shotgun sequence and encodes:
- the LOC131437870 gene encoding thioredoxin domain-containing protein 15, whose protein sequence is MNLLLFIVLIVFGISSCNTFRFSGLEFYAHILNGDFLDYKTFGSDTTKNEYVQQSIASIGQSRNSFLDFITYKDKLHCSLYEEQTVEVDDMKIVDGKRISMKVKCIPAKGNGTLQIITSLKEVISVLAPYGNSTKRTQAGNCVVMLFYTKTCIHSAMMAPHYNAMARHFPDLKVAAIDAFNFHSLNTEFGIVGLPTIMFFHQGRPLVKFNDTEITLETLTKFVTKHSGVEPRLVNHKMTINVPHYISEDFKGPLPNKVERRTDYWLYIAWVFIILCSCYYFSKSVLYVQIIEMIKRNWRESGAHHRS